One part of the Thiomicrospira cyclica ALM1 genome encodes these proteins:
- the plsY gene encoding glycerol-3-phosphate 1-O-acyltransferase PlsY yields MALLLGAYLLGSVSSAIIVCRLMGLGDPREEGSGNPGATNVLRIGGDKGKLAAGVTLAGDMLKGVVPVLIAHALSFEPVWVLLVGMAAFLGHLYPVFFQFKGGKGVATFLGVMVAVNFWAGLLVVATWLFVAKVLKISSLSALIASALAPVYLYFISGELSWVVLTAAMTVLLFWRHRSNIGRLLRGEETFKRTR; encoded by the coding sequence ATGGCTCTGTTGTTGGGCGCCTATCTGCTGGGATCAGTATCAAGTGCTATTATTGTCTGTCGCTTGATGGGTTTGGGGGATCCGCGCGAGGAAGGTTCGGGTAATCCCGGTGCCACGAACGTATTACGTATTGGAGGCGACAAGGGCAAGCTAGCGGCCGGAGTTACTCTTGCGGGTGATATGCTTAAAGGGGTCGTGCCGGTTTTGATTGCCCATGCTTTAAGCTTTGAGCCAGTTTGGGTGCTTTTGGTCGGTATGGCCGCATTTTTAGGGCATTTGTATCCGGTATTTTTTCAGTTTAAAGGTGGCAAGGGTGTCGCAACCTTTTTAGGCGTTATGGTGGCGGTCAATTTTTGGGCTGGGTTACTTGTTGTGGCAACCTGGTTATTTGTGGCTAAGGTCTTAAAGATTTCGTCCTTATCCGCACTGATTGCAAGTGCTCTAGCACCTGTTTATCTCTATTTTATTAGTGGTGAGCTAAGTTGGGTCGTTTTAACTGCTGCGATGACCGTGTTATTGTTTTGGCGTCATCGCAGTAATATTGGGCGCTTGCTACGGGGTGAGGAAACCTTTAAGCGAACTCGCTAG
- the folB gene encoding dihydroneopterin aldolase has protein sequence MTAQAPNSDYIFIENLRINCIVGIHPWEQVQPQPLLFTLKLYCDFSPIFASGELQDSIDYAAVSQLIESHCQAKPHLLIETLAHEIVTKLLADFPLIQGIKLTLAKPHAVANSQQVGLHITRWRTQ, from the coding sequence ATGACAGCACAAGCGCCAAACTCAGATTATATTTTTATCGAAAACCTACGCATTAATTGCATTGTAGGCATTCATCCCTGGGAACAAGTGCAGCCCCAACCACTGCTTTTTACCCTCAAGCTTTACTGTGACTTTAGCCCAATTTTTGCCTCTGGCGAACTTCAGGACTCGATTGATTACGCGGCAGTTTCACAGCTTATTGAATCACACTGTCAAGCCAAACCCCATTTACTTATTGAAACCCTTGCCCATGAGATCGTCACAAAATTGTTAGCTGACTTTCCCTTAATTCAAGGCATCAAACTCACGCTCGCCAAACCCCATGCCGTTGCAAACAGTCAGCAAGTTGGCCTCCACATTACACGCTGGCGTACTCAATAA
- a CDS encoding class I SAM-dependent methyltransferase, protein MNKLPTPEPDALALSREITDYIRRRIQRHGNPTFANFMQMALYTPELGYYANGLTKIGAGGDFTTAPEISPLFSQCLANQAWQVLSHIDQGAILEFGAGRGTMAKDILWYLADRADQFSHYYILEVSAALKAQQAETLSELPEALRQKVVWLEQLPKQAFNGVILANEVLDAMPVERIRLEPEQQLQAYVGWDDAQQQFGWVYQPITDTRLQKIANRLQQVIGEPNPRGYHAEINLNIQPWLASLDSVLNQGMVLLIDYGYPRRELWQSTRYMGTLRCHYQQRAHNNPFWYPGLQDITAHVDFTTVAESAYAAHFKVAGYTTQAHFLMSTGLLESTLEQSQDVVAQLQLSQQIKRLTLPDEMGESFKMMALTKNFDQPLMGFQQRDLRHLL, encoded by the coding sequence ATGAACAAACTCCCCACACCTGAACCAGATGCGCTGGCACTGAGTCGCGAAATAACGGACTATATTCGACGCCGCATCCAACGTCACGGCAACCCTACCTTTGCCAATTTTATGCAGATGGCGCTCTACACACCCGAACTCGGCTACTATGCTAATGGTTTAACTAAAATTGGTGCCGGTGGCGACTTCACAACCGCGCCTGAAATCAGTCCCCTGTTTTCGCAATGCCTTGCTAACCAGGCCTGGCAAGTTTTAAGCCATATCGACCAGGGTGCTATTTTAGAGTTTGGTGCTGGGCGTGGCACCATGGCCAAAGACATCTTATGGTACTTGGCTGATCGAGCGGATCAATTTAGCCATTACTACATTTTGGAAGTAAGTGCAGCATTGAAGGCGCAGCAAGCTGAAACGCTCAGCGAGCTACCTGAAGCACTGCGTCAAAAAGTTGTTTGGCTAGAACAGCTACCCAAACAGGCTTTTAATGGCGTTATCTTAGCCAATGAAGTTCTCGACGCCATGCCGGTTGAGCGCATCCGACTAGAACCTGAACAACAATTACAAGCCTACGTAGGTTGGGACGACGCCCAGCAACAATTTGGCTGGGTTTATCAACCCATTACCGACACACGTTTGCAAAAAATAGCCAATCGCTTACAACAGGTCATCGGCGAACCCAATCCACGCGGCTATCATGCTGAAATCAACCTTAATATCCAGCCCTGGTTAGCCAGCTTAGATAGCGTTTTAAACCAAGGCATGGTACTGCTCATCGATTATGGCTACCCCCGTCGTGAGCTTTGGCAATCCACCCGCTACATGGGCACACTCCGCTGCCACTACCAGCAACGCGCGCATAACAATCCGTTTTGGTACCCAGGGCTCCAAGACATTACCGCGCATGTGGACTTTACCACTGTCGCTGAATCGGCTTATGCCGCGCACTTTAAAGTTGCCGGCTACACGACGCAAGCACATTTTTTGATGAGCACTGGCTTGCTTGAATCGACACTTGAGCAATCACAAGACGTCGTTGCGCAGTTACAGTTGTCGCAACAAATTAAACGCTTAACATTGCCTGATGAAATGGGTGAAAGTTTTAAAATGATGGCACTCACCAAAAATTTTGACCAGCCGCTAATGGGCTTTCAGCAGCGCGATTTGCGTCATCTACTGTAA
- a CDS encoding undecaprenyl-diphosphate phosphatase, whose translation MDIFHAVILGIIEGLTEFLPISSTGHLIVAAELMGLNQDDHNTAFKIIIQLAAILAVFATYAERFHPSQYRLWIKVFIAFLPIASIGFLLADSIEALFNVATVAWMFIIGGVIFLVVEHFYKESQHTVRNLDQLTYKQTLWVGFAQIFALIPGTSRAGATIIGGMLTGLDRKTSAEFSFLLALPVLTATSGYSLLKHYDAFAQTSFTPLIIGFIVSFLVAWLSIKLFLKFLQHFTFRAFGIYRILLGSALLIWFV comes from the coding sequence ATGGATATTTTTCACGCCGTTATTTTGGGCATCATTGAAGGTTTAACAGAGTTTTTACCCATCTCCTCAACTGGACATTTAATTGTCGCGGCAGAACTAATGGGACTTAATCAGGATGACCACAACACCGCATTTAAAATCATTATTCAATTAGCGGCTATTTTAGCGGTTTTTGCTACCTATGCCGAGCGCTTTCACCCCAGTCAATATCGGCTATGGATCAAGGTATTTATTGCTTTTTTGCCCATCGCCAGCATCGGTTTTTTATTGGCCGACAGCATTGAAGCCCTATTTAATGTCGCCACCGTGGCCTGGATGTTTATTATCGGCGGAGTCATCTTTTTAGTGGTCGAACATTTTTACAAGGAAAGCCAGCATACCGTGCGCAACCTTGATCAGCTAACCTACAAACAAACGCTTTGGGTCGGTTTTGCCCAAATTTTTGCACTGATACCCGGCACCAGTCGTGCCGGTGCCACTATTATTGGCGGCATGCTGACTGGTTTAGACCGTAAAACATCGGCCGAATTCTCTTTTTTATTAGCCCTTCCGGTGCTGACCGCCACTTCCGGTTATTCACTGCTTAAACATTACGATGCCTTTGCTCAAACCAGCTTCACTCCATTAATTATCGGCTTTATTGTGTCCTTCTTGGTCGCTTGGCTATCCATTAAATTGTTTTTAAAGTTTCTACAACACTTTACCTTTCGCGCCTTCGGTATTTACCGTATTCTGTTAGGTAGCGCACTATTAATTTGGTTTGTGTAA
- the mgtE gene encoding magnesium transporter, with amino-acid sequence MSYPWEYDPSHNTKVFHDRLDELEELLNQRQFDKIRQRIQLIEVQDTAELLEGLAKATQILFFRTLPRKTASAVFAYLSQPAKEELISHLSDEDSLHLVKSLEADDRAAFLDELPAAIVKTLTQKLPHEQLREVQLLLGYPADSVGRVMRPDYVAIHKDWTIQYALDYLKDLNQDATRLNTLFVLDEDNILLDALHIRKLALARDSSDLIADLMDHKVIFIEATENQEKAVEMMQHYDLNSLPVVDIDGELVGMVTVDDILDIAEAETTKDFHKMGSVGVINFSISEASPVLLYRKRIGWLILLVFVNIFAGLAIATFEDTITAVVALVFFLPLIIGSSGNAGSQASTLMVRSLATGDVELRDWGRLIIKEVSVAAALGITMGIAIASIGYWRGGWDLAAVVALSMVAVVIVGSLMGMSLPFLLSKLKIDPATASAPLITSMADILGILIYFSIAVAILPTSG; translated from the coding sequence ATGAGCTATCCATGGGAGTATGACCCGTCACATAACACTAAGGTTTTCCATGACCGCCTCGACGAGCTGGAAGAGTTACTCAACCAGCGACAGTTCGACAAAATTCGTCAACGTATTCAGCTCATTGAAGTGCAAGACACCGCCGAGCTACTTGAAGGGCTTGCCAAAGCTACCCAAATTTTATTTTTTCGCACCCTGCCACGTAAAACGGCTTCCGCTGTTTTTGCCTATTTATCGCAACCCGCTAAAGAAGAACTTATCTCCCACCTCAGTGATGAAGATAGCTTGCATCTGGTTAAAAGTCTTGAAGCGGATGACCGCGCAGCTTTCCTCGATGAGTTGCCAGCGGCGATTGTAAAAACCTTGACCCAAAAACTGCCCCATGAACAGCTACGTGAAGTTCAGTTGTTATTAGGTTACCCAGCCGATAGTGTTGGGCGTGTTATGCGACCAGATTACGTTGCCATCCATAAAGACTGGACCATCCAATATGCCCTCGATTATTTAAAAGATTTAAATCAAGATGCCACACGCTTAAATACACTGTTTGTTTTAGATGAAGACAATATCCTACTAGATGCCTTACATATCCGTAAGTTGGCTTTAGCACGTGACTCCAGTGACCTAATTGCCGATCTTATGGACCACAAGGTTATCTTTATTGAAGCCACGGAGAACCAGGAAAAAGCTGTCGAGATGATGCAGCATTATGATCTCAACTCTCTGCCTGTTGTTGATATTGATGGCGAGCTAGTCGGCATGGTAACCGTCGATGATATTTTAGATATTGCCGAAGCAGAAACGACTAAAGACTTCCATAAAATGGGTTCTGTTGGGGTTATTAACTTTAGCATAAGCGAAGCGAGCCCAGTGTTGCTTTATCGTAAACGCATCGGCTGGTTAATATTATTGGTATTTGTTAATATTTTTGCTGGCCTGGCGATTGCCACCTTTGAAGATACCATTACAGCCGTGGTCGCCCTCGTGTTCTTTTTACCTTTAATAATTGGTAGTTCCGGGAATGCGGGCTCACAAGCCTCTACCTTAATGGTGCGCTCACTAGCCACGGGCGATGTTGAACTGCGCGACTGGGGTCGATTAATTATTAAAGAAGTCAGTGTAGCCGCGGCCTTGGGTATTACCATGGGTATTGCCATTGCGTCGATTGGCTATTGGCGTGGCGGCTGGGATTTAGCTGCTGTTGTGGCACTATCCATGGTTGCCGTAGTTATTGTCGGCAGTTTAATGGGCATGAGCTTACCCTTCTTACTGTCCAAATTGAAAATTGATCCTGCAACGGCAAGTGCGCCCTTAATTACCTCGATGGCGGATATCCTAGGCATCCTAATTTACTTTAGTATTGCTGTAGCGATATTACCAACGAGTGGTTAG
- a CDS encoding DUF4258 domain-containing protein: MDENNQPIVTFPLQDKVAKQIIRDLASNQTHKVRFGQHAKQRMTERNVTIRQVFDVLKSANSYFTERPHLTPGGSWKCNLLGIAAGERIEVVIDLKECETEPNAYIVTVMVK, from the coding sequence ATGGACGAGAACAATCAACCGATCGTTACCTTTCCCTTGCAAGACAAGGTTGCCAAACAAATCATCCGTGATTTGGCCAGCAATCAAACGCACAAGGTGCGCTTTGGACAACATGCAAAACAACGCATGACCGAAAGGAATGTAACAATTCGGCAAGTTTTTGATGTTCTAAAAAGTGCTAACAGCTATTTTACTGAACGCCCGCACCTTACACCTGGGGGCAGCTGGAAATGCAATCTTCTTGGCATTGCTGCCGGCGAACGTATTGAAGTTGTCATAGATTTAAAAGAATGTGAAACAGAACCGAACGCGTACATCGTGACGGTTATGGTCAAATAA
- a CDS encoding helix-turn-helix domain-containing protein produces MHDHLYHYTECGLDNVYLANGYEVVIEDGETYTSIHALDDLHAQIGHALTQKTSALTAQEFRFLRTELNLSQKALGDLLGVDGQTVARWEKGETTIPRTSDVILRAYYQETLQQDSHIALLLKSLSELDTNDTMNQLEFEKRDKHWVRKTA; encoded by the coding sequence ATGCATGACCACCTATACCACTACACCGAGTGTGGGTTAGATAACGTGTACCTTGCGAATGGGTACGAAGTCGTTATTGAAGATGGCGAAACCTATACCAGTATTCATGCGCTTGACGATTTGCACGCGCAGATTGGTCATGCTTTAACACAAAAAACTAGCGCCCTGACCGCGCAAGAATTTCGTTTTCTACGCACTGAACTCAATCTGTCTCAAAAAGCCCTTGGCGATCTATTAGGGGTGGATGGTCAAACCGTTGCGCGCTGGGAAAAAGGCGAAACCACGATTCCACGCACCAGCGATGTGATACTCCGCGCCTACTATCAAGAAACGCTGCAACAAGATAGCCACATTGCATTATTACTTAAAAGCCTGAGTGAGCTGGATACCAACGACACCATGAACCAATTAGAGTTTGAAAAACGCGATAAACACTGGGTTCGTAAAACCGCCTGA
- the hsdR gene encoding EcoAI/FtnUII family type I restriction enzme subunit R codes for MRNEADTRAELIDPKLQQAGWGVTDQAYIRREVICPGRIMLGGQRAKPVSSDYVLVYKNRKLAVVEAKKEALSYSDGVRQAKDYATRLNCRFAYATNGHVIYQIDMATGEEKQVDRFLSPETLWQITFDETAPSVSQAWRLRFSEVGYETKSGSWLPRYYQENAINAVLDAIAKGKNRILLTLATGTGKTSISFQTSWKLFHSKWSLSAQNEPALAKRRPRILFLADRNILAKQAFNDFNPFGEDALKRIAPHEIKKDGGVPKNASVFFTIFQTFMSGGQDEQGNDTPYFGDYPKDFFDLIIIDECHRGGANDESSWRAILDYFSPAVQLGLTATPKRTENADTYGYFGDPVYSYTLKQGIDDGFLTPFKVMPIVGTMDEYVYNPSDGLVVKGEPEPGKLYKEGDFNRLITIPAREQKRVEYWMDQCNPHEKTIVFCATQEHAGLVRDRIQQYAVKRGWTTNPNYCVRITATDGVAGENDLKIFQDNEKTIPTVLTTSRKLSTGVDARNVRNIVLMRPCNNMIEFKQIIGRGTRLYDGKAFFTIYDFVKAHHNFADPDWDGEPAEVTEPTSCEKCGELPCVCNKTGEPEPPCYVCGQQPCVCSKPKPEPCPECGQRPCVCNKIEKVVLELSDGKSRQIKFVSTTLYWGPDGKPISAKEFLERMFDDLPRFFKNEDELRSIWRDPITRDSLLDQLAEAGYDKPLFDQMKALIEAEQSDVYDVLAYVAFASEVYSRHQRVERASREIQQHYTSQQQAFINFILNQYELHGVEQLSVKNMKGLLELKYNSLPDALAHLGSIPQIRETFVSSQGYLYEQ; via the coding sequence ATGAGAAACGAAGCTGACACACGCGCAGAACTGATCGACCCGAAACTGCAACAAGCGGGTTGGGGGGTGACTGACCAGGCGTATATTCGCCGAGAGGTGATTTGTCCTGGGCGCATTATGCTGGGCGGGCAACGCGCGAAACCGGTGAGCAGCGATTATGTGTTGGTGTACAAAAACCGCAAGCTGGCGGTGGTAGAGGCCAAAAAAGAAGCCTTGTCTTATAGTGATGGCGTGCGCCAAGCTAAGGATTATGCCACGCGATTAAATTGCCGATTTGCTTATGCCACCAATGGTCATGTGATTTATCAGATCGACATGGCGACGGGTGAGGAAAAGCAGGTAGATCGTTTTTTATCCCCTGAAACCTTATGGCAGATAACCTTTGATGAAACCGCGCCTTCGGTTAGCCAGGCCTGGCGGTTGCGCTTTAGCGAAGTGGGTTATGAAACCAAGTCGGGCAGTTGGCTGCCGCGTTATTACCAAGAGAACGCGATTAATGCGGTGTTGGATGCGATCGCCAAGGGTAAAAATCGGATTTTGCTGACGCTGGCTACCGGCACGGGGAAAACCTCGATTTCTTTTCAAACCTCCTGGAAGTTATTTCACAGCAAGTGGAGTTTGTCGGCGCAAAACGAACCCGCACTCGCAAAACGCCGCCCGCGTATTTTGTTTTTAGCTGATCGCAATATTCTCGCCAAGCAGGCGTTTAACGATTTCAACCCGTTTGGTGAAGATGCGTTAAAACGTATTGCACCCCACGAAATTAAAAAGGATGGCGGGGTGCCAAAAAACGCCAGCGTATTCTTTACCATCTTCCAAACCTTTATGAGCGGCGGTCAAGATGAGCAAGGCAATGACACGCCTTACTTTGGCGATTACCCGAAGGACTTTTTTGACCTGATTATTATTGATGAATGTCACCGTGGCGGCGCGAATGATGAATCCAGTTGGCGTGCCATTTTGGATTATTTCTCGCCGGCGGTGCAATTGGGTTTAACCGCCACGCCTAAGCGTACCGAGAACGCCGATACTTATGGCTATTTTGGTGACCCGGTTTATAGCTATACCCTGAAACAAGGCATTGATGATGGTTTTTTAACGCCGTTTAAGGTGATGCCGATTGTTGGCACGATGGACGAGTATGTTTATAACCCATCCGATGGTTTGGTGGTGAAGGGCGAGCCTGAACCGGGCAAGCTGTATAAAGAAGGCGACTTTAATCGGCTTATTACCATTCCGGCGCGTGAGCAAAAGCGTGTTGAGTATTGGATGGACCAATGTAATCCGCATGAGAAAACCATTGTGTTTTGCGCCACCCAAGAACACGCAGGCCTGGTGCGCGATAGGATTCAGCAGTATGCGGTGAAACGCGGTTGGACGACTAATCCCAATTATTGCGTGCGGATTACCGCAACCGATGGCGTAGCGGGTGAGAATGATTTAAAAATTTTCCAAGACAATGAAAAAACCATCCCCACCGTATTAACCACTTCACGCAAGCTCTCAACCGGTGTCGATGCGCGTAATGTGCGTAACATTGTGTTGATGCGACCTTGTAACAATATGATTGAGTTTAAGCAGATTATTGGGCGTGGCACGCGGCTGTATGATGGTAAGGCGTTTTTTACGATTTATGATTTTGTGAAGGCGCATCATAATTTTGCCGACCCGGATTGGGATGGCGAGCCTGCGGAAGTGACTGAACCGACATCCTGTGAAAAATGTGGTGAGTTGCCTTGCGTGTGTAATAAAACGGGCGAGCCTGAGCCGCCTTGCTATGTCTGCGGACAGCAACCGTGTGTCTGTTCTAAGCCAAAACCCGAGCCATGCCCTGAATGTGGCCAACGACCTTGTGTCTGTAATAAGATTGAAAAGGTGGTGTTGGAGTTGTCGGATGGCAAGTCACGCCAGATTAAGTTTGTTTCCACGACCTTATATTGGGGGCCGGATGGTAAGCCAATTTCTGCGAAAGAGTTTTTGGAGCGGATGTTTGATGATTTGCCAAGATTCTTTAAAAATGAAGATGAGTTGCGCAGCATCTGGCGCGATCCCATCACACGCGATAGCTTGTTAGACCAGTTAGCCGAAGCAGGTTACGACAAACCATTATTTGACCAAATGAAAGCACTTATCGAGGCCGAGCAGAGCGATGTATATGATGTGTTGGCCTATGTCGCCTTTGCCAGCGAGGTGTACTCGCGTCATCAACGCGTGGAACGGGCGAGTCGCGAGATACAACAGCACTACACCAGTCAACAGCAAGCGTTTATAAACTTCATACTTAATCAGTATGAGTTGCATGGCGTTGAACAGTTGTCGGTTAAAAATATGAAAGGTTTGCTAGAACTGAAGTACAACTCACTGCCGGATGCGCTGGCGCACTTGGGGTCGATCCCGCAAATCCGCGAAACATTTGTCAGCAGTCAGGGGTATTTATATGAGCAGTAA
- a CDS encoding Abi family protein: protein MAKVSYQKPHLSYAEQRQKLLAQGMVLDLPDAQVEHFLSHLNYYRLSGYWYGYRENGQKFKPNTRFSDILALYQFDKSLRILLLDAIEQIEVSIRTKLAYHLGAKYGAHALLDASLFSNSKVYHDTLAKLTVEVSRSREEFILHLAAKYHEPVPPIWAAVEVMSMGQLSSWFKNLKTRQDALAIADNYELDSKVLTSFLHHLTILRNHCAHHARVWHKHFTFKLQLPSHKPHAVIEAFQTERQAQSKIYNTLVMMAWVLNKVQPEHDWLHRLTALLDSYPQVNRAQMGFPANWQAYPIWKS from the coding sequence ATGGCTAAGGTTAGCTATCAAAAACCCCATCTTAGCTACGCCGAACAACGGCAAAAACTGCTGGCACAAGGTATGGTGCTAGACCTACCGGATGCGCAAGTTGAGCATTTCCTTTCCCATCTTAATTATTATCGTTTATCCGGTTATTGGTACGGGTATCGTGAAAACGGTCAAAAGTTTAAGCCTAATACCCGCTTTTCAGACATTCTCGCCCTGTATCAATTTGATAAGTCATTGCGCATTTTATTGTTGGATGCGATTGAGCAGATTGAGGTCTCTATTCGCACCAAGCTGGCTTACCATTTAGGGGCTAAGTATGGCGCACACGCTTTATTAGATGCGAGTTTGTTTAGCAACTCAAAGGTGTATCACGATACCTTGGCAAAATTGACAGTGGAAGTTTCAAGAAGTCGCGAGGAGTTTATCTTGCACCTGGCCGCAAAGTATCACGAACCTGTGCCGCCGATTTGGGCTGCAGTCGAGGTGATGTCAATGGGGCAATTGTCGAGTTGGTTTAAGAATTTAAAAACGCGACAGGATGCGCTGGCTATCGCTGACAATTATGAGCTAGATAGTAAGGTTTTAACCTCGTTCTTACATCACTTAACCATTTTGCGCAATCACTGCGCACACCATGCGAGGGTATGGCATAAGCATTTTACGTTTAAGCTGCAACTTCCTAGCCATAAACCCCATGCGGTGATTGAGGCGTTTCAAACAGAACGCCAAGCCCAAAGCAAAATTTATAACACCTTGGTGATGATGGCTTGGGTGCTAAACAAGGTGCAACCTGAACACGATTGGTTGCATCGATTAACGGCACTGCTGGATTCGTACCCACAAGTGAATAGAGCGCAGATGGGTTTTCCTGCCAATTGGCAAGCGTATCCCATTTGGAAAAGTTGA
- a CDS encoding restriction endonuclease subunit S translates to MSWQVKKLGEVCTVIAGQSPEGKFYNDKGDGVPFYQGKKDFGNKFIGAPTTWTTKVTKLAEAGDVLMSVRAPVGPINFSTEKICIGRGLAAIRVGRTVNKEFLYYGLLSKQAVIQGSEGAVFASINKNQIENIDFLIPSLEEQKRIVEILDSAFEQIDQAKAIAQQNLQNAREIFDSALSRVSFPKRSWVSARLQDITLKIGSGATPRGGQSSYKTEGVSLVRSMNVHDRSFEPNKLAFIDDEQAAKLSNVIVEKDDVLLNITGASVARSCLMSSAYLPARVNQHVSIIRPFSTIIKPKLLNFFLTSKAYKDSLLKIGGSGATREAITKKQIQDFVIYFPKSTDEQDTLIKQVEEIENLSQNLESIYQQKIAALEEFKQSLLQQAFSGNLTANHSGAPV, encoded by the coding sequence ATGAGTTGGCAGGTTAAGAAGCTGGGAGAGGTTTGCACAGTAATTGCGGGACAGTCCCCGGAAGGAAAGTTCTATAACGACAAAGGAGATGGTGTTCCGTTTTATCAGGGAAAAAAGGATTTCGGAAATAAATTTATTGGAGCTCCAACTACTTGGACAACAAAAGTAACTAAGCTGGCGGAGGCTGGTGATGTTTTAATGTCTGTAAGGGCACCAGTTGGTCCAATAAACTTTTCAACAGAAAAAATATGCATAGGCAGGGGGTTAGCTGCAATAAGAGTTGGAAGAACTGTTAATAAGGAGTTCTTATATTATGGCTTACTATCTAAACAAGCCGTAATTCAAGGAAGTGAAGGCGCAGTTTTTGCATCAATAAATAAAAATCAAATAGAAAATATTGATTTTCTTATCCCTTCTCTCGAAGAACAAAAGCGGATTGTGGAGATCTTGGATTCGGCGTTTGAGCAGATTGACCAAGCCAAAGCCATCGCCCAACAAAACCTCCAAAACGCCCGCGAGATTTTTGATAGCGCTCTTAGTCGAGTTAGTTTCCCAAAAAGGAGTTGGGTTAGTGCAAGACTTCAAGATATCACTTTAAAAATTGGCAGTGGCGCGACCCCTAGAGGTGGACAAAGTTCATATAAAACTGAAGGGGTTTCGCTTGTCAGAAGTATGAATGTGCATGATAGGTCTTTTGAGCCAAATAAATTAGCGTTTATTGATGACGAGCAAGCAGCAAAACTTTCCAATGTTATAGTTGAGAAGGATGATGTTCTGCTTAACATTACAGGCGCATCAGTCGCTCGGAGTTGTCTAATGTCTTCAGCGTACTTGCCCGCGCGGGTTAATCAGCATGTTTCAATTATTAGACCTTTTAGTACGATTATTAAGCCTAAGTTACTTAATTTCTTTTTGACCTCAAAGGCATACAAAGACAGTCTGTTAAAGATTGGCGGTTCAGGAGCTACTAGGGAAGCTATAACAAAAAAACAGATTCAAGACTTTGTTATTTATTTCCCAAAATCTACGGATGAACAAGACACGCTTATTAAGCAGGTTGAAGAAATAGAAAATCTTAGCCAGAACCTCGAATCCATCTACCAGCAAAAAATCGCCGCACTCGAAGAATTCAAGCAATCCCTCTTACAACAAGCCTTTAGCGGCAACCTGACCGCCAATCATTCGGGTGCGCCGGTATGA